The Aerosakkonema funiforme FACHB-1375 genome has a window encoding:
- a CDS encoding type I polyketide synthase, whose translation MSEELESIAIVGMAGRFPGAKNVDEFWQNIRDGVESIEFFNDEELLDSGIEPEELQKPNYIKAGATLGDIDLFDAAFFGFSPREAEMTDPQHRLFLECAWEALENAGYNSETYPGRIGAFAGVGWNSYLFNNLYANREFIEAVGGHQTLMGNDKDFLTTRISYKLNLRGPSINVQTACSTSLVATSLACSSLLSYQCDMALAGGVSIFVPHKAGYLYREGGFLSPDGHCRAFDAKAQGTVIGNGVGIVVLKRLSDAIADGDCIHAVIKSATINNDGALKVGYTAPSVEGQTRAIAEAIALAGINPETISYIETHGTATPLGDPVEIAALTEAFSLYTNKTEFCAIGSVKTNIGHLDAAAGVAGLIKTVLALKNKQIPATLHFEKPNPEIDFDSSPFYVNTTLSEWKSNGVPRRAGVSSFGVGGTNAHVILEESPLEKPGRRVAGSQGKNYQLLVLSAKTNSALETATINLVDYLKQHQDLNLADVAYTLQVGRRAFNHRRTVVCRDIEDAIVALQDPKRVFTSIQETNSRPVAFMFPGLGTQYVNMARELYQVEPTFRKIFDRCCELFQPHLGLDLRDVLYSSENKLDKSSGFDLRKMLGRGEEKTDAATEKLNQTFLTQPAIFAVEYALAQLLIAWGIHPQATIGYSIGEYVAACLAEVFSLEEAITLVAKRAKTIQELPGGAMLAVPLSEQEVQPFLNDKLSLSAINGASLCVIAGAIDAIEELEQLLIDKGLACRRIVTSHAFHSYMMEAIAPSLRELVKTFNLKLPKIPYLSNVTGTWITAAEATNPDYWVKHLCQPVRFADGIQELWKKQHPILLEVGPGQTLCSLALQCIEGDKIALSSLRHSYDRQSDIAFLLNALGQLWLAGVQIDWSAVHGNENCHRLPLPTYPFERQRYWISAQKQTRLVPSLQPCFEEKNLSPSQEEGRIDRQAPRKSYVAPTNEIEERIAQLFQQLLGVEQVGINDNFFALGGHSLLGIQLISQLRKDFQIDLSLRPLFEAPTVAELALFIEEILLDELEKLPEEEVEVLVSVSQSQAPKFSSQRRYKLPNNLEIVYQTKAEADYFYEDIFQNRVYLKHGINLRDRAIIFDVGANIGMFTLFASQNCNNPTIYCFEPAPPLFEILRLNTTFYEINAKLFNFAISNEPKTATFTFYPNSSGMSSFYADKQEEKEVLKAIMLNQLENGMAGMEQVMEHADELLEERFKAQPFTCQLRTISEIISENNVERIDLLKIDVQKSELDVLQGIKENDWQKIQQIVIEVHDIEGRLQQVTNLLKNQGYRVEAEQEDLYEGSNIHNVYAIRNSGA comes from the coding sequence ATGAGTGAGGAGTTAGAAAGCATAGCGATCGTCGGTATGGCGGGTCGCTTTCCGGGTGCGAAAAACGTTGATGAATTTTGGCAAAATATCCGGGATGGCGTTGAATCGATCGAGTTTTTCAATGATGAAGAACTGTTGGATTCGGGAATTGAGCCGGAGGAATTGCAGAAACCCAATTATATAAAAGCTGGTGCGACTTTAGGAGATATAGATTTATTCGATGCGGCCTTTTTTGGCTTTAGTCCCAGAGAAGCGGAAATGACCGATCCGCAACATCGGCTGTTTTTAGAATGCGCTTGGGAAGCATTGGAAAATGCTGGTTATAATTCGGAAACTTACCCCGGTCGAATTGGCGCTTTTGCTGGGGTTGGTTGGAACAGTTACCTGTTCAACAATCTCTATGCAAATCGCGAATTTATCGAAGCGGTTGGCGGACATCAAACTTTGATGGGAAATGACAAAGATTTCCTGACAACTCGCATTTCTTATAAGTTGAATTTGCGGGGGCCAAGTATCAATGTTCAGACTGCTTGTTCCACATCATTGGTAGCAACAAGTTTGGCTTGTTCAAGCTTGCTAAGCTATCAATGCGATATGGCTTTGGCGGGGGGAGTTTCCATATTTGTGCCGCATAAAGCGGGATATTTATATCGCGAAGGCGGGTTTTTATCTCCCGATGGACATTGCCGCGCCTTTGATGCCAAAGCACAGGGAACTGTAATTGGTAATGGTGTGGGAATAGTAGTTTTGAAGAGATTATCGGATGCGATCGCAGATGGAGATTGCATTCATGCCGTCATCAAATCTGCTACTATTAATAATGATGGTGCTTTAAAAGTTGGATATACAGCGCCGAGTGTGGAGGGACAAACAAGAGCGATCGCAGAAGCAATTGCCTTAGCAGGAATTAATCCCGAAACTATTAGTTATATCGAAACTCATGGCACCGCCACACCTTTAGGAGATCCGGTAGAAATTGCCGCACTGACAGAAGCTTTTTCACTTTATACAAATAAGACAGAATTTTGTGCGATCGGTTCTGTAAAAACTAATATCGGACATTTAGATGCAGCGGCGGGTGTTGCGGGTTTAATTAAAACCGTTCTTGCTCTCAAAAATAAACAAATACCTGCTACTTTGCATTTTGAAAAGCCTAATCCAGAAATTGATTTTGACAGCAGTCCTTTTTATGTAAATACCACACTTTCTGAATGGAAAAGTAACGGCGTTCCCCGTCGCGCCGGAGTCAGTTCTTTTGGAGTTGGGGGAACGAATGCTCATGTAATTTTGGAAGAATCTCCGCTGGAAAAGCCGGGTCGCAGGGTGGCCGGGTCGCAGGGGAAAAACTATCAATTATTAGTTCTTTCTGCTAAAACTAATTCGGCATTAGAAACGGCAACCATAAATTTAGTTGATTACCTCAAGCAACATCAAGATTTAAACTTAGCAGATGTTGCTTACACATTGCAGGTAGGAAGGCGAGCTTTCAACCATCGGCGTACTGTTGTTTGTCGGGATATAGAAGATGCAATTGTCGCACTTCAAGACCCCAAAAGAGTTTTCACTAGCATCCAGGAAACAAATTCGCGTCCCGTAGCTTTTATGTTTCCCGGACTGGGAACTCAATACGTTAATATGGCGAGGGAACTTTACCAAGTTGAGCCGACATTTCGCAAAATATTCGATCGCTGTTGCGAACTTTTCCAACCTCACCTTGGTTTAGACCTGCGAGATGTCCTTTATTCCAGTGAAAACAAACTGGATAAAAGTTCGGGTTTCGATTTACGAAAAATGCTAGGTCGTGGAGAGGAAAAAACAGATGCTGCGACTGAAAAGCTCAATCAAACCTTTCTGACACAACCTGCAATTTTTGCCGTTGAATACGCTTTGGCGCAATTGTTGATTGCTTGGGGAATTCATCCTCAAGCAACGATCGGTTACAGCATTGGGGAATATGTGGCGGCGTGTTTGGCAGAGGTTTTCTCCTTAGAAGAAGCCATTACTTTGGTCGCCAAAAGAGCGAAAACGATCCAAGAATTGCCGGGGGGAGCGATGTTGGCAGTTCCTCTTTCCGAGCAAGAAGTACAGCCTTTTTTGAACGACAAACTTTCCTTATCGGCAATTAATGGAGCCTCCCTTTGTGTAATAGCAGGTGCAATAGATGCGATCGAAGAATTAGAACAACTGTTAATAGACAAAGGATTGGCTTGCCGACGAATCGTTACTTCTCATGCTTTTCATTCTTACATGATGGAGGCGATCGCACCCAGCTTACGCGAACTCGTTAAAACCTTCAATCTCAAACTCCCAAAAATTCCTTATTTATCCAACGTCACCGGCACTTGGATAACCGCAGCAGAAGCAACAAATCCCGATTATTGGGTGAAACATTTATGCCAACCGGTTCGCTTTGCCGATGGAATTCAAGAATTGTGGAAAAAACAGCATCCCATTCTATTAGAAGTTGGCCCCGGTCAAACTTTGTGCAGCTTGGCATTACAATGTATAGAAGGCGATAAAATTGCGCTTTCTTCCCTGCGTCATTCCTACGATAGGCAGTCAGATATAGCATTTTTACTGAACGCATTGGGTCAACTTTGGTTGGCAGGAGTGCAGATAGATTGGTCGGCTGTTCATGGGAATGAAAATTGCCATCGTCTACCTTTACCGACCTATCCATTTGAACGCCAACGGTATTGGATTTCTGCACAAAAACAAACGCGGCTTGTGCCGAGCTTGCAGCCATGTTTTGAGGAAAAGAATCTCTCTCCATCTCAGGAAGAGGGGAGAATAGATCGTCAAGCACCTCGGAAAAGTTATGTTGCTCCTACTAACGAAATTGAGGAAAGGATTGCTCAACTTTTCCAACAATTACTGGGTGTGGAACAGGTGGGAATTAACGACAACTTCTTCGCTTTGGGAGGACATTCGCTGCTTGGGATTCAGTTAATTTCTCAATTGCGGAAAGACTTTCAAATAGATTTATCCCTGCGTCCTCTTTTTGAAGCGCCGACGGTGGCAGAGTTGGCATTATTTATCGAAGAAATCCTGCTCGATGAGTTAGAAAAATTACCTGAAGAAGAAGTTGAAGTGCTGGTGTCAGTTTCCCAGTCACAAGCACCCAAATTTAGCAGTCAGCGACGCTACAAGTTGCCGAATAATTTGGAAATTGTCTATCAAACGAAAGCGGAAGCTGATTATTTCTATGAAGATATTTTCCAAAATCGGGTGTATCTGAAGCATGGGATTAATTTACGCGATCGCGCCATTATTTTTGATGTTGGTGCTAACATCGGTATGTTTACGCTTTTTGCGTCGCAAAACTGCAACAATCCCACCATTTACTGTTTTGAGCCAGCACCGCCTCTGTTTGAAATTTTGCGCCTGAATACCACTTTCTATGAGATAAATGCCAAGCTGTTTAATTTTGCTATATCCAACGAACCTAAAACAGCAACATTTACCTTCTATCCCAACAGTTCGGGAATGTCTTCTTTCTATGCCGATAAACAGGAAGAGAAAGAAGTTTTAAAAGCTATCATGCTCAACCAATTGGAAAATGGTATGGCAGGGATGGAACAAGTGATGGAACACGCTGATGAATTGTTAGAAGAAAGGTTTAAAGCGCAACCTTTTACTTGTCAGTTGAGAACGATTTCTGAAATCATCAGCGAAAACAACGTAGAGCGCATCGATTTACTCAAAATTGACGTTCAAAAAAGCGAATTGGATGTCCTTCAAGGCATTAAAGAAAATGATTGGCAAAAAATCCAGCAAATTGTCATTGAAGTACACGATATAGAGGGACGACTGCAACAGGTAACTAACTTGTTGAAAAACCAAGGTTATCGCGTCGAAGCCGAACAAGAAGACTTGTATGAAGGCTCAAATATTCACAACGTATATGCAATCAGAAATTCAGGAGCGTAA
- a CDS encoding 3-hydroxyacyl-CoA dehydrogenase family protein — protein sequence MQVVGVVGAGVMGVGVAQNLAQTGHHVLLIDVSEVILERAKQEIKNNLRFQGFFKKSEPADRPDEILNRIKFSSDYQVLKEAEFVIENTTEKWEIKQDVYGKIDAICPKNSVFAANTSAIPITRIASVTKRADKVLGMHFMNPVPMKPMVEAIRGYHTSEETIATAKKLLAQMGKECIVVNDAPGFVSNRVLMLTINEAIFVLQDRVASAEEVDRIFKTCFGHKMGPLETADLIGLDTILYSIEVLYESFNDSKYRPSPLLKKMVDAGLHGRKSGQGFYTYN from the coding sequence ATGCAAGTAGTTGGTGTTGTGGGTGCAGGAGTGATGGGAGTTGGGGTGGCGCAAAACCTCGCGCAAACAGGACATCACGTCCTTTTAATAGATGTTTCAGAAGTAATTCTGGAACGTGCCAAACAAGAAATCAAAAATAATCTCCGCTTTCAAGGTTTTTTCAAGAAAAGCGAGCCAGCCGATCGTCCCGATGAAATTCTCAATCGCATCAAATTTTCTAGTGATTATCAAGTTCTAAAAGAGGCAGAATTTGTCATTGAAAATACAACAGAAAAATGGGAAATTAAACAGGATGTTTATGGTAAAATAGATGCTATCTGCCCAAAAAATTCTGTATTTGCTGCCAATACATCAGCGATTCCGATCACTCGCATTGCTTCAGTAACCAAGCGTGCGGATAAAGTGCTTGGGATGCACTTTATGAACCCCGTGCCAATGAAGCCGATGGTGGAAGCGATCCGGGGATATCACACTTCCGAAGAAACGATCGCAACGGCGAAAAAACTTTTGGCTCAGATGGGAAAAGAGTGTATTGTTGTCAATGATGCACCGGGTTTTGTATCTAACCGCGTGCTGATGTTGACTATCAATGAAGCGATTTTCGTGCTACAAGATCGAGTGGCTTCAGCAGAAGAAGTGGATCGAATTTTCAAAACCTGTTTCGGTCACAAAATGGGGCCATTGGAAACAGCGGATTTAATTGGATTGGATACGATTCTCTATTCAATTGAAGTTTTGTACGAAAGCTTTAACGACAGTAAATACAGGCCAAGTCCGCTGCTAAAGAAAATGGTGGACGCGGGATTGCACGGTCGGAAAAGCGGACAGGGTTTCTATACCTACAATTAA
- a CDS encoding acyl carrier protein, whose product MQEISTKIKAFLSKFFRNYDLQPDEDIFAVGFVNSMFAMQLVLFIEQEFQIAIENEDLEFDNFRTIDAMTRLIDKKMVVLAGK is encoded by the coding sequence ATGCAAGAAATTTCCACCAAAATCAAAGCGTTTCTATCAAAATTTTTCCGAAATTACGACCTCCAGCCTGATGAAGATATCTTTGCTGTTGGTTTTGTTAACTCCATGTTTGCCATGCAACTGGTGCTGTTTATAGAGCAAGAGTTTCAAATTGCCATTGAGAATGAAGATTTGGAATTTGACAACTTTCGGACGATCGATGCGATGACGCGGTTAATCGACAAAAAGATGGTTGTATTGGCGGGAAAATGA
- a CDS encoding acyl-CoA dehydrogenase family protein, translating to MKLELTVQQKEDRSQFRAFVDAEIVPLANQCDREEHTPIQLIENLAKKGYLGAIIPKDFGGSGMDAIAYGLLNEEIGRGCSSLRSLLTVHNMVSHAILKWGNKQQKEYWLPKLATGEVIAAFALSEANVGSDAKSIETTATLDGDTYLLNGQKKWITYGQIADIFLVFAQCDGKPSAFLVEKNSPGLAIKPIFGMMGVKASMLAELHLDNCQIPAENIVGKPGFGFSYIAASALDYGRYSVAWGCVGIAQACLEASLQYTSQRKQFGVYLKEHQLIRQMITEMTANLKAARLLCYQAGYLKDTRDPKAILETSIAKYFASTIATKAANDAVQIHGANGCSSDYPVQRYLRDAKIMEIIEGSTQIQQITIADHAYQEYLIPSETLCVTSR from the coding sequence ATGAAACTTGAATTGACGGTTCAGCAAAAAGAAGATCGATCGCAATTTCGAGCTTTTGTGGATGCAGAAATTGTTCCTTTGGCAAATCAATGCGATCGCGAAGAACATACCCCCATTCAGCTAATAGAAAATCTAGCTAAAAAAGGATATCTAGGTGCGATTATCCCCAAGGATTTCGGTGGGAGTGGAATGGATGCGATCGCATACGGTTTGCTCAACGAAGAAATCGGTCGCGGGTGTTCTTCGCTGCGGAGTTTGCTGACTGTTCATAACATGGTTTCTCATGCAATTCTCAAGTGGGGAAACAAGCAACAAAAAGAGTATTGGCTTCCCAAATTAGCGACAGGCGAAGTCATTGCAGCTTTCGCTTTAAGCGAAGCAAATGTAGGTAGCGATGCCAAAAGTATAGAAACTACAGCCACACTTGACGGCGACACTTATCTCTTAAACGGACAAAAGAAATGGATTACCTACGGACAAATTGCCGATATTTTTTTAGTATTCGCTCAATGTGATGGCAAACCTTCTGCCTTTTTAGTGGAAAAAAACAGTCCGGGACTTGCCATCAAACCAATCTTCGGAATGATGGGTGTAAAAGCTTCCATGCTAGCAGAATTGCACCTAGATAACTGTCAAATTCCCGCAGAAAATATCGTCGGTAAACCAGGTTTTGGTTTCTCCTACATCGCCGCTTCCGCACTCGACTATGGAAGATACAGCGTCGCCTGGGGATGCGTAGGAATTGCACAAGCTTGCTTAGAAGCTTCCCTGCAATACACCAGTCAAAGAAAACAGTTCGGCGTTTATCTCAAAGAACACCAATTAATCCGGCAAATGATAACAGAAATGACTGCCAACTTAAAAGCAGCTAGATTACTTTGTTATCAAGCTGGATATCTTAAAGATACCCGCGATCCAAAAGCTATTTTAGAAACCTCAATTGCCAAATACTTCGCCTCCACAATAGCCACCAAAGCAGCAAACGACGCCGTACAAATTCACGGTGCAAACGGATGCAGCAGCGACTACCCAGTCCAAAGATACCTCCGCGATGCCAAAATCATGGAAATCATCGAAGGTAGCACCCAAATTCAACAAATTACCATCGCCGACCACGCCTACCAAGAATATCTTATCCCCTCTGAAACCCTTTGCGTAACTTCGCGTTAA